The genome window GAATCTTTTGAGGACGTAAACTTTCCACCGGCGAATTGGCAAAAGTACAATCAGGACGGCGGAACGGTGGGCTGGAGCAGCCAGACAATTGGTACCACACCTATTCCCGGATGGGGTGGCGGTATTGTGAGCGGGCCACCGAATGGCGGGGCAAGAGTCGCATTTAACTCCTGGAATACCGGTGGAAGCAATTTTAATGATCAGTGGCTTATCACTCCTCAAATTACCGGCGTTGAATATGGCGATTCCCTGCATTTCTGGATTCGCAACTGGCCCTTTAATTATATCGATTCGGTGGATGTGCGTATATCAACCACCGGTATCACCCCCTCAGATTTTAACACGATTGTTGCGGAGTTGGCATTCGGTCAGATCGTTGACACAATAACGACCTGGCGTAAATATTCTTTCAGCATCGGTGATAAAGTGCCGGAAGGATCAGATATCTATATCGCTTTTAGGGAACATGTGGTGGATAATATTTACTACGGTTCTTCAATCTCACTCGATTTAGTGAGTTATACCCGGTTAATGTCGCCGGTTAGCCGAATGTTTGCAAGCTATTTGAACGGCAACAAAACTGCGCCCACTCCGGTTGCAACCGTTGGCAGCGGCACCGGAAAATTTGTATTGAATGGCGATCAAACCGTGCTGAGTTACGAAATTGCAGTAAGGCATCTCTCCGGGGAAATAACAGCTGCTCACTTTCACAATGCACCGGCCGGGCAAAACGGCGGAGTTGTCAAGACTATTTATTCCGGAACACCCATCAGCGGCGGTAGCACTTTCAGTGGCGAGTGGACCAGCAGCGACGGTGAAGCGCTAACGCCTGAACTTGTTTCAGAGCTGCTTAACGGAAATATATATGTGAACATTCACTCAACCCTCCATGGCTCTGGCGAAATTCGGGGTCAACTCGGTTTGCCGGAAAAACCCTTGAAGCTACTCATAACCGAATTTACGGTTTCACCAACAGAAAACGAGTTCATTGAAATTTATAATCCCAATGATACGCCGGTGCGTCTGGAAAACTACTATCTCACCGATGCGACCTTACAAAACGGCAACACCTACTATTACCAAATCGTTGAAGGTGGTGGTGGCGGTGGCGGTTTTGATGATTTTCATGCCCGCTTTCCGTCGGAGGCGGTGATCAATCCGGGTGAATACCAGACCATCGCGCTGGCCGGCGATCAGAATTTTGAAAACGCATTTGGCATCACACCGACATATGAGCTGTTTGAGGACAGCAGCACAGTGACAACCGATGCGGCTGACATGCGGGAAGCATTTCCCGGATCGGTCAATCAGCAGGGTGGGCTCACCAATAGCGACGAAGTGATCGTTCTATATTATTGGGATGGCCTCAGCGATCTGGTGCAGGATGTAGATTACATCATCTACGAGGGTTCCGGCGGAAGCATCAATGAACAGGTTGACAAATCTGGCGTGAGCATCGACGGACCGGATGCCGATAACTCGCCAACGGCTTATCTGGACGACACGCCCATTGCTGTGCAAGTTAGCGCACCGGGACCAGAAACTGGTTTTGCAGCACACCGCATTGATTTTACAGAAGGTACCCAAAACTCAGGTAATGGCAATGGCATTAGTGGGGCGGATGAAACCAGTGAAGATTTGAATAACACATTTATCGCCGACCGGGCGCCAACACCCAATGCTCCCCCTCCGGCGACGCTTTCGCTGAATGCCCCGTTACACATTCGCTCTGTAGCGCAAAACAGTAAGGTCAAGCTTGATTGGCAACGCCCCTTTCCGCCGGGAGAACTGGCATACGATGACAATACTGTTGAGTTGGACCTTGGATTTGATGGCGTAACAGGGCAAATGGCAGTTCGTTTTAAACCGAATATTTATCCGGCGACACTGGTTGGTATTAAAACATACTGGGTATCCTCCGGTGCAGCGCCCCGTGATGTACAATATTCCGTTTGGAAAAATGTGGCTTCAGGTCAATTTCCACCGCATACGCGGATATTGGATTACACCAATTATGCCATCAACGAACGGGGTAATTTTACAACGATTGATCTACCTACCGCAGTAACCATCACAGAAGGGGATTTCTTCATTTCCTGGTCCCAAATTGATACCCTTAATTATAAATTGGGTGCAGACGAAAACGGCAGCAATTTATTCCGTGCGTGGTGGAGTAATGATGGCGTGAACTGGTTTAATTTAAATGATTTTTACACCGCAAACCTGATGATCCGGGCGTTGGTTGTTGAAGGCGCGGGCAAAAATTCCAGAGTTATGGAATTGAAACCGACAGATATATCCGCTACCGATGTGACACAAAAAGTCAAGCGGCCATTACCTCAAATTTTAGATCGTCGATTGATTCCGACAGCAGCTACGACAACCCAAAATCTGGGAAATCTACAGACAGGTAGCAGTCAACAGCAAAAATTGAATAGCAATCCTTCAGGACTCACAGGATACAAAATTTGGCGGTCAGAAGATGGTTTTAATTTCAACGACATTGCTGTTTTGGATACATCTTCCCAAACCTATTTTGATTCCGATGTTACATTGGGGACTACCTACTGGTACACCATTAATGCTATATATGGTGACAATCAAAGCAGTTGGGGAAATCTGACCAAAATTACAGCTGCCGTTGCATCTGAAGCAACGTTCGATCACCTGACATCTCGCTACATGTCTTCCGTTACGAACGAAGGGAGCATCGGTTTTTTGAATGATAATCCGGAGTGGGGCGGCACCGGCAGCGGTTTCCGGTTCAATCCAAGTACTGCATCCGGACAGCGGCTTTATTATGGCGGTATTGCAGTAGCTACAGACGCAGATCATGTATCAGATGCTGCCTGGGATGATGATTTATACTCTGATGCAGATTTTCAGATCATGTCCCACATCGAAGAAATTGTTGTTCCTGGCGTTCGCGCAGAGGCAATCACCAGCTACAGCGATGCGCTTGCAGAAAATCCCATCGGGGTAACCATTACCCAGCGAACAATCAGTAACAACGCAGGTCTCTCGCAGTTCAGTGAAACCTTTGAACTTACGGTAACGAATACCAGCGGAATAAATTTAACTGACGTTTATGTCGGAGCATTTGTGGACTGGGATGCCTCGCTGGATTTTGCTGACCGTGGTCAGGTGATCATCGATTCGCTTAACTTCATTCCCACGGTTAACGGAGACGCACCGTTTCCGTTCGAGGTTATGGAGCAGCACAATAACCTCAATCCCGATGCCTGGTTGGGTATTGTCCCACTCTCCAGCAATGTTTTCGCGGGACGCCGAATTCTGAACTATGATGCCGAGATCAACAATGGTCTGATGACCAACGCCAGCAAATGGGCATACATGACTACCTACCGGGATGGCAATCCCAACGGTGATATCGGTTTCGGCGACGATCATGCCCAGATGTTTGGTCTGCCGCCGGTGAGCATTCCTCCAGACAGTAGTGTAACCCTCGGATTTGCACTGGTTGCCGGACGTTCAGAAACCGATCTACTCAATGTTGCCCGCAGGGCTCAGTTTGATTGGGTGCTGGAGCTTGGCAATAAATTGCAGATAGACTCGCCATTGGGCATTAATAACGATCCGGAAACCGATATACCAGCCACATACTCTCTGGAGCAAAACTATCCCAATCCCTTTAACCCCAGCACCCGGCTGAAATACAGTTTGAAAGAAAGCGGTAGAGTGCGCTTGCAGGTGTTCAATGTGCTGGGACAACTGGTGCGAATACTGGTGGATAGTGATCAGACTGCCGGCTATAAAGAGGTTATGTGGGATGGCAAAAATCATCTGGGAGAGAAAGTTTCCAGCGGGATTTATATTTACCGGATAGAGGTCAACGAGTTTGTCAATACCCGTAAAATGATTTTGCTGAAATAACGTTCTGTAAAACTGCTATTTCTTTGGGAATTATAAGGACAATATGGTTCTATTTGTCCGAAAAATGGGCGTAGAGACTCCGTCGTTGCCGACGGGGTCTGCGCCTGACAGCAGTTTGCGCCAGTTAAAATAATGCTGGAAATACTGCCAGTCGCTCTGTGCTTAGCGGTTCTGGCGCTCAATAAAATTTTCTACCAAATTCAGTCCTGTATATTAAAATCTTCGCAAATAATTGAAAGATCAAGCACTATTTAATTGGATATGTCACAAAATATTGTATCTTTTTATTCAATTCAAAATAGTGATCTGCAAATGTCGGCATGATAAAAAAAATCTTATCAGAGATTTGAAATCTGTCATGTAACGGAGAAAATCCATGTACTACCAGATTAGATACATTGTATTCTTTTGTATCGTTTGTGTGCAGGCTGGTATAATGGCTCAAACCGGGTTGTTTGATATCCGGGATTCTGATGACCTGGTATTTTCCAATATTGGTGTTGAACAAGGATTATCGCATTCCGACGTTTACTGTATTACCCAGGATTCCAAAGGATTTATGTGGTTCGGCACCGGTGACGGCCTCAATCGTTATGATGGATATTCATTTACAATATTTAAACACGATCCGCAGGATTCTTTGAGTTTGAGCCAGAATTTTGTTTTGGAATTGCTCGAAGATAAAACGGGCGCACTTTGGGTCGGTACGCGTGGCGGTGGGTTAAACCGTTTTAATCATAAAACGCAACAGTTTACCCGGTTTATGGCCGACTCAAGTCGGGCAGACGCCATCGGTGATAACGAAATATGGACTATTTTTATTGACAGCCAACAACAGCTATGGATCGGAACTGCGCATGGTGGGCTTAACCGGTTTAATGCTGCGACAGAATCGTTTGAGGTGTTCCGGCATGACCCGAATAACCCAAATAGTGTTAGCGATAAGGGTGTTGGTGCAATTTACGAAGATCGCAACGGCATCCTCTGGATTGGTACCCAACACGGCGGCTTAAATCGTTTCGATCGGGAGAAAAAAACATTCAAATGGTATCGCCACGATCCGGCAAACCCCAATAGCTTGGGTGGTGACAATATTATGACAATCGCCGAAGACGACAGCCGCATGCTTTGGATTGGAGTACACAAAGGGGGCTTAAACCGCTTTGATCGAGAAACAGAAACATTTACTCGTTTCACGCATCAGGAAAATGACCCAAACAGTCTCGGTGGGCATTCCGTTAGAGCAATATTGAAAGATGATTCAGGTAAATTGCTATTGGGACATCATGGAGAAGGTGTTAGTTTGATGAATCCCGATAAAAAGACATTTAAGCGTCTGAAGTATGATCCTTTTGATGTACAGAGTTTCTCTGGCAAATTTGTGCTTTCTATTTTCAAGGATACAAAGGGGTGTTTGTGGTTTGGCACAGAACTCGGGGTTATCAAAACACAAACACTAAAAAGTTTCACGCATTATCAAAAGCGTGTATTAAATGGCGACTTCCAAAAAGGTGATAACTTCATTTGGGCGATATATGAAGATCCGACAGAAGCAGGGCGTAAATTGTGGATTAGCACCCGGGATAGCGGACTTTACCATCTGAATCGGACAAATGGAACAGTGGTTCGTTATCAGCAAAACCCCCAAATTGCGAGCAGTTTGAGCAGCAATCAAATCACGTTTATTACAAAGGATAAATCGGGCAACTTTTGGATCGGCACGAATAATGGATTAAATCGCTTTAACCCGGATAAAGGTATCTTCGAAAGATTCTCGACAGAAAGCCCGCCTCCGCACCAATTAAAAAACAACTACATATCGACGATTCTGGAAGACACGACCAGTGAGGGCAATGTGTTGTGGATCGGTACTCGAAGTGGCGGATTACATCAGTTAAATTTGGCAAACAACCATATTCGCCAGTTTCACTATCATCCCAATAGAATTAATACGAATGAGGACTATATTTTTCAATTAACCAAGGGTGATTTTAATGGCGAAAAAGTGATCTGGTTGGCCACCTACGGCGGCGGTTTGATCCGTTTTCACCCCAAATCGGCGTCTTTTTACGCATATCGCTTTGATGAAAAAAACGAGCAGTCGATTAGCAACAATTACCTTTATTCAATTTGTAAAGCCGGAAGTGGCGACTATTGGATTGGCACGGCATCCGGTTTAAACAAGTTCGATCCTGTTACCGGAGTTTTCGAACGGTTCCATTTGAAAGATGGATTAACCAACGAAACCATTTACGGCATCCTCGAAGACGACGAAGGTTTTTTGTGGCTGGCGACAAACGCCGGAATTGAGAAGTTTGATCCGCAAAACCGGGTTTTCAGAAATTATAATGTGCAGGATGGTTTGCAGGGCAATCTGTTTGCGGACAATACCGGTGCGTATTTTAAAAGCAGCAGCGGCGAACTGTTTTTTGGCGGTAATAATGGTTTGAGTTCTTTTTTCCCCGATCAAATAACAGACAATCAGAATATCCCGCCAATTGTGTTTACAGATTTCAAGATTTTTAACAAATCCGTTCCCATCCGAAATGCCATAAAAAGCGCGGCATCTAACCAGTCATACTTCCTCGAAAGCGATATTTCTGAATGCGATGAAATAACCCTTTCCTACCGCGAAAGCGTATTTACGTTTGAATTTGCGGCGCTGGATTATACCGTTCCCGAAAAAAATCAATATGCCTATATGCTGGAGGGATTTGACGAAAACTGGACATATGTCGGTAATCAAAATACCGCAACGTATACCAATATCGATCCGGGAGAATACGTTTTTCGCGTAAAAGGAAGCAACAACGATAACGTTTGGAATGAAAACGGCGCAGCCATTCGCCTGATTATTACGCCGCCGTGGTGGCGATCAACCTGGGCATATGTGATGTATGTTGTAACCGGAATTTTGTTGCTGATTATCGCCCGCCGCTTTGAAATCAACCGCCAGCAACTCAAACACAAACTTGAAATTGAACATCTGCAGGCTGAAAAACTGGTAGAAATTGATCGAATGAAATCGCGTTTCTTTGCCAATATTTCCCATGAATTCCGCACGCCGCTGACCCTCATTAAAGGACCGGTTGAAAAATTATGGGAAAAGGTCACCGATGATGAGGGGCGCCATAACCTGAACCTGATTAGAAACAACTGTCAGCGCTTGATGGAACTCATCAACCAATTATTGGATCTTTCTAAGCTGGAATCCCGCAGGATGCGCCTTAAGGTTCGCAAAGAAGAACTGGTGAGCATGGTTCGTGGAATGACAATGGCATTCGAATCACTGGCGGAATTACACAATATCGAATTGATTGTAAATGCACCCAATGAAAAAGTTTATGTATATGTCGAACGTCGTAAATTTGAAATGATCATTTCAAATTTGCTGTCTAATGCCTTCAAATTTACACCGGAAGGTGGTAAAATTGCGGTTGAGTTAAAGCAAGATACAATCAATGATGAAGGCAAGGCAATCGGTCACCGGCAACTTCCGACCGGAAACAATGATTTTATCGAAATTGCCATAACGGACACGGGTATCGGTATTCAGCCAGAACACCAGGCGTATATTTTTGAACGCTTTTATCAGGTAGATGACTCAACAACCCGCCGTTATAGCGGCACCGGCATCGGGTTGGCTTTGGTGAACGAACTCGTTGAATTGCACGGCGGTAAAATTATCGTATCCAGCGATGTAAATAAAGGCAGCCAATTTGTGATTTTTTTGCCAACGGGAAAAGAGCATTTGAATCCGGAGGACATTATAAGTGATGAAGAAATCAGCACTTCCGGAAATGAACAGACGGAAAATGAACCGGCAATTTTCACCGATGAATATAAAACAAAGGATCGATTTGACGATAACCGGCAACCAATTGTCATTGACGGGCGCAGTCCCAAAGAAAAAACAATATTGGTTATTGAAGACAACCCGGATGTACGGAAATACATTTGTGATACGCTGAAAGAAACGTATCATACGATTTCTGCAAAAAATGGAAAAATCGGTTTGGCAATAGCCGTAAAAGCATTTCCGGATTTAGTCGTTTGTGAT of Calditrichia bacterium contains these proteins:
- a CDS encoding response regulator; this translates as MAQTGLFDIRDSDDLVFSNIGVEQGLSHSDVYCITQDSKGFMWFGTGDGLNRYDGYSFTIFKHDPQDSLSLSQNFVLELLEDKTGALWVGTRGGGLNRFNHKTQQFTRFMADSSRADAIGDNEIWTIFIDSQQQLWIGTAHGGLNRFNAATESFEVFRHDPNNPNSVSDKGVGAIYEDRNGILWIGTQHGGLNRFDREKKTFKWYRHDPANPNSLGGDNIMTIAEDDSRMLWIGVHKGGLNRFDRETETFTRFTHQENDPNSLGGHSVRAILKDDSGKLLLGHHGEGVSLMNPDKKTFKRLKYDPFDVQSFSGKFVLSIFKDTKGCLWFGTELGVIKTQTLKSFTHYQKRVLNGDFQKGDNFIWAIYEDPTEAGRKLWISTRDSGLYHLNRTNGTVVRYQQNPQIASSLSSNQITFITKDKSGNFWIGTNNGLNRFNPDKGIFERFSTESPPPHQLKNNYISTILEDTTSEGNVLWIGTRSGGLHQLNLANNHIRQFHYHPNRINTNEDYIFQLTKGDFNGEKVIWLATYGGGLIRFHPKSASFYAYRFDEKNEQSISNNYLYSICKAGSGDYWIGTASGLNKFDPVTGVFERFHLKDGLTNETIYGILEDDEGFLWLATNAGIEKFDPQNRVFRNYNVQDGLQGNLFADNTGAYFKSSSGELFFGGNNGLSSFFPDQITDNQNIPPIVFTDFKIFNKSVPIRNAIKSAASNQSYFLESDISECDEITLSYRESVFTFEFAALDYTVPEKNQYAYMLEGFDENWTYVGNQNTATYTNIDPGEYVFRVKGSNNDNVWNENGAAIRLIITPPWWRSTWAYVMYVVTGILLLIIARRFEINRQQLKHKLEIEHLQAEKLVEIDRMKSRFFANISHEFRTPLTLIKGPVEKLWEKVTDDEGRHNLNLIRNNCQRLMELINQLLDLSKLESRRMRLKVRKEELVSMVRGMTMAFESLAELHNIELIVNAPNEKVYVYVERRKFEMIISNLLSNAFKFTPEGGKIAVELKQDTINDEGKAIGHRQLPTGNNDFIEIAITDTGIGIQPEHQAYIFERFYQVDDSTTRRYSGTGIGLALVNELVELHGGKIIVSSDVNKGSQFVIFLPTGKEHLNPEDIISDEEISTSGNEQTENEPAIFTDEYKTKDRFDDNRQPIVIDGRSPKEKTILVIEDNPDVRKYICDTLKETYHTISAKNGKIGLAIAVKAFPDLVVCDVMMPEMDGFSFCEKLKTDEKTSHIPVILLTAKASEENRLAGLEIGADDYLTKPFSAPELLARIKNLIAQRRRLQELFQSQIILAPGDVTVTSMDQQFLQKAIDIIEAHISDTDFTAEIFSSEMSVSRVHLNRKIKVITGLTTTHFIRSIRLKRAAQLLPQKSGNISEIAYSVGFNNPSFFATCFREQFGVSPSEFVHRQTEKKA
- a CDS encoding choice-of-anchor J domain-containing protein, with the protein product MKICKTFILILLLIAANSLHAGDEETNKNSKKEILKLLETYRSGEALSKEAYQKIYPYLQQEKTPSPLYRLSPQQSTVYFSEDFSDGVLPAGWSNVDNVGNGEIWEFDDPGGRGEIQTTTGYNGFAIFDSDNYGNNGNPEDADLITPPLDFSDAVAVKLSFEHFFESSFGGVAEVSVSNDNGATWFTIAHWENVNTEDGQKETFDITAQAAGHSQVLVRWKWTGNWGYFWAVDDVLISSAIFDEMFSGGSLPAGWSIVDHAGIGEVWQFNNPGEREILTGSAANGFAIFDSDFYNFDTPPEDCDLISPAIDCSGAANVILSFEHLFQSGFGGKGELSVSSDDGATWSSLAVWQDETTANPQLEFFDLTAIAAGKSQVRLKWNWTGNWSRWWAIDDITLSDPAGGLLFSTAVNVDFGYIQPGESATETVYLTNGGLALNILSVLSNMPAFTVSNVPGQIPPAGTASFDITFTPPAIGPSSGEITITHDGLTGSEPLVITVEGTGFSVPQIDIPWNENFMVNSFSFNNWDISKFRGSPRVIDRNGVLVPPYPYSLPSEPYMMDISGKLFQNQDVDVATTGLFDLSDKTTVLLSFWKSEQNMWLGQYVLVSYLADDGSWRTLDSLPGNNYGAGNYRQFDRKEYLLPADAYHQAFQLRFSASDDMTIGNTYLFDNIQLAEGFPPPANLVGNPRNQAVDLSWEPPPSLLSMIQKKLGLPGSATREEGKTGKLTIDKSMLNLELQTMGLIGYPVYRSTDGFNFTAIDTVDATETTFSDSNLVNETTYYYYVTALVDDEESNPSNIVELKPFKIPFNTILFESFEDVNFPPANWQKYNQDGGTVGWSSQTIGTTPIPGWGGGIVSGPPNGGARVAFNSWNTGGSNFNDQWLITPQITGVEYGDSLHFWIRNWPFNYIDSVDVRISTTGITPSDFNTIVAELAFGQIVDTITTWRKYSFSIGDKVPEGSDIYIAFREHVVDNIYYGSSISLDLVSYTRLMSPVSRMFASYLNGNKTAPTPVATVGSGTGKFVLNGDQTVLSYEIAVRHLSGEITAAHFHNAPAGQNGGVVKTIYSGTPISGGSTFSGEWTSSDGEALTPELVSELLNGNIYVNIHSTLHGSGEIRGQLGLPEKPLKLLITEFTVSPTENEFIEIYNPNDTPVRLENYYLTDATLQNGNTYYYQIVEGGGGGGGFDDFHARFPSEAVINPGEYQTIALAGDQNFENAFGITPTYELFEDSSTVTTDAADMREAFPGSVNQQGGLTNSDEVIVLYYWDGLSDLVQDVDYIIYEGSGGSINEQVDKSGVSIDGPDADNSPTAYLDDTPIAVQVSAPGPETGFAAHRIDFTEGTQNSGNGNGISGADETSEDLNNTFIADRAPTPNAPPPATLSLNAPLHIRSVAQNSKVKLDWQRPFPPGELAYDDNTVELDLGFDGVTGQMAVRFKPNIYPATLVGIKTYWVSSGAAPRDVQYSVWKNVASGQFPPHTRILDYTNYAINERGNFTTIDLPTAVTITEGDFFISWSQIDTLNYKLGADENGSNLFRAWWSNDGVNWFNLNDFYTANLMIRALVVEGAGKNSRVMELKPTDISATDVTQKVKRPLPQILDRRLIPTAATTTQNLGNLQTGSSQQQKLNSNPSGLTGYKIWRSEDGFNFNDIAVLDTSSQTYFDSDVTLGTTYWYTINAIYGDNQSSWGNLTKITAAVASEATFDHLTSRYMSSVTNEGSIGFLNDNPEWGGTGSGFRFNPSTASGQRLYYGGIAVATDADHVSDAAWDDDLYSDADFQIMSHIEEIVVPGVRAEAITSYSDALAENPIGVTITQRTISNNAGLSQFSETFELTVTNTSGINLTDVYVGAFVDWDASLDFADRGQVIIDSLNFIPTVNGDAPFPFEVMEQHNNLNPDAWLGIVPLSSNVFAGRRILNYDAEINNGLMTNASKWAYMTTYRDGNPNGDIGFGDDHAQMFGLPPVSIPPDSSVTLGFALVAGRSETDLLNVARRAQFDWVLELGNKLQIDSPLGINNDPETDIPATYSLEQNYPNPFNPSTRLKYSLKESGRVRLQVFNVLGQLVRILVDSDQTAGYKEVMWDGKNHLGEKVSSGIYIYRIEVNEFVNTRKMILLK